The following coding sequences lie in one Arachis ipaensis cultivar K30076 chromosome B05, Araip1.1, whole genome shotgun sequence genomic window:
- the LOC107642068 gene encoding methylecgonone reductase-like encodes MDRNEVPQVVLNSGKKMPMIGFGTGTVPLPPSHELIPAFIAAIEAGYRHFDTAAYYGSEGPLGEAIARAIQKGVLKSRTDIFVTSKLWCTDAHPGLVLPALKKSLQRLGLEYVDLYLIHFPVRLRKGVTGTKFMEGDILPLDIKGTWEDMELCSKLGLAKSIGVSNFGVKKLSQLLENATIPPALNQVEMNVAWRQDKLREFCTEKGIHVAAWSPLGANGAVWGSLAVMGSPILKNIATNTSNTLPQVALRWIIQQGAIPIVKSFNKDRMKQNLRIFDWKLSHTDLEKIKEIPQFRGFGGERFVAQHGPYQTLDQLWD; translated from the exons atggatcgAAATGAAGTACCACAAGTGGTGCTAAACTCAGGGAAGAAGATGCCCATGATAGGATTTGGGACTGGTACTGTTCCATTGCCACCATCTCATGAACTGATCCCTGCATTCATTGCTGCAATTGAAGCTGGTTACAGGCATTTTGATACCGCAGCATACTATGGCTCTGAGGGACCTCTTGGCGAAGCCATAGCACGTGCAATTCAGAAAGGTGTTCTTAAGAGTAGGACTGACATTTTTGTCACTTCCAAGCTATGGTGTACTGATGCTCATCCTGGCCTTGTGCTACCCGCACTCAAGAAATCACTACA GAGGTTGGGCCTAGAGTATGTGGATCTTTACCTAATCCATTTTCCAGTGAGGTTGAGAAAAGGGGTGACAGGGACCAAGTTCATGGAAGGGGACATTCTTCCTTTGGACATTAAAGGGACATGGGAGGATATGGAACTGTGCTCCAAATTGGGTTTAGCTAAGTCAATTGGTGTTAGCAATTTTGGTGTGAAGAAGCTCTCACAACTTCTAGAAAATGCAACTATTCCTCCTGCTCTTAACCAG GTGGAAATGAATGTAGCATGGCGACAGGATAAACTAAGGGAGTTCTGTACGGAAAAAGGAATACATGTGGCTGCATGGTCTCCTTTGGGAGCTAATGGTGCTGTCTGGGGTTCACTTGCTGTCATGGGCAGTCCAATACTTAAGAACATTGCCACCAACACATCCAACACTCTGCCACAA GTTGCATTGAGATGGATAATACAACAAGGTGCTATTCCAATAGTCAAGAGCTTCAACAAAGACAGAATGAAGCAAAATCTTCGAATATTTGATTGGAAGCTGAGTCACACTGATTTGGAGAAGATAAAGGAGATACCACAGTTTAGGGGTTTCGGAGGGGAACGTTTTGTGGCTCAACATGGACCTTACCAAACCTTGGACCAACTTTGGGACTGA